A single region of the Vanacampus margaritifer isolate UIUO_Vmar chromosome 13, RoL_Vmar_1.0, whole genome shotgun sequence genome encodes:
- the LOC144062907 gene encoding ras-related protein Rab-11B-like, whose protein sequence is MGNRDDEYDFLFKVVLIGDSGVGKSNLLSRFTRNEFNLESKSTIGVEFATRSLQVDGKTIKAQIWDTAGQERYRAITSAYYRGAVGALLVYDIAKHLTYENVERWLKELRDHADNNIVIMLVGNKSDLRHLRAVPTDEARAFSEKNTVSFIETSALDSTNVEEAFKNILTEIYRIVSQKQISDRSAHDDSPGNNVVDISMPPTTDGQRGNKMACCQSL, encoded by the exons atgggaaaccGAGATGATGAGTacgattttttattcaaag TCGTGCTGATCGGAGACTCCGGCGTGGGCAAGAGCAACCTGCTGTCGCGCTTCACCAGAAACGAGTTCAACCTGGAGAGCAAGAGCACCATCGGGGTGGAGTTCGCCACCCGCAGCCTGCAGGTGGACGGCAAGACCATCAAGGCTCAGATTTGGGACACGGCGGGGCAGGAACGCTACCGAGCCATCACCTCGGC GTACTACCGGGGCGCGGTGGGCGCTCTGCTGGTGTACGACATCGCCAAGCACCTGACGTACGAGAACGTGGAGCGCTGGCTGAAGGAGCTGAGGGACCACGCCGACAACAACATCGTCATCATGCTGGTGGGGAACAAGAGCGACCTTCGTCATCTCAGGGCCGTGCCCACCGACGAGGCGCGGGCATTTTCAG AAAAGAACACGGTGTCATTCATCGAGACCTCCGCCTTGGACTCCACAAATGTGGAAGAAGCCTTCAAGAACATCCTCACAG AAATCTACCGCATCGTGTCCCAGAAGCAAATATCGGACAGATCGGCACACGACGACTCCCCGGGTAACAACGTGGTGGACATCAGCATGCCGCCCACCACCGACGGACAGAGGGGCAACAAAATGGCGTGCTGCCAGAGCTTGtga
- the LOC144062523 gene encoding E3 ubiquitin-protein ligase MARCHF2-like: protein MTTGGCCHQPDAMCDCAKDTDVNANVEEGGGEGSECHCLTQVTAHDGHPLSSVFKTLPSDGPICRICHEGGSAEDLLSPCDCTGTLATVHRSCLELWLSSSNTNYCELCNARFNVRRRLRPFTEWLRDPASHEERRLLFCDMVCFLFVTPLATISGWLCLKGVKDDFQLGSLLQNTGLISLTLVLFTIYSLWTMVCLRFHCKLYSDWRRKDQRVRLIIPRAKEAVSSPRALLSATRLNMSDDSLV from the exons ATGACGACGGGCGGTTGCTGCCACCAGCCCGACGCCATGTGCGACTGCGCAAAAGACACTGACGTTAACGCGAACGTGGAGGAAGGAGGCGGGGAAGGCAGCGAGTGCCATTGCTTGACGCAGGTCACGGCCCATGATGGACACCCGCTGTCCTCCGTGTTCAAAACCTTGCCGAG CGACGGTCCCATTTGTCGCATCTGCCACGAGGGAGGCAGCGCCGAAGACCTGCTGTCGCCGTGCGACTGCACCGGCACGCTGGCCACCGTACACAGGAGCTGCCTGGAACTCTGGCTGTCGTCCTCCAACACTAACTACTGTGAGCTGTGCAACGCCCGCTTCAACGTCCGACGCAGACTCCGGCCTTTCACTGAG TGGCTGCGCGATCCGGCCTCGCACGAGGAGAGGAGGTTGCTGTTCTGCGACATGGTGTGCTTCCTGTTCGTCACGCCGCTGGCCACCATCTCGGGCTGGTTGTGCCTGAAGGGCGTCAAGGACGACTTTCAGCTCGGCAGTTTGCTGCAGAATACGGGCCTCATCTCGCTCACCCTCGTCCTCTTCACCATCTACAGCCTCTGGACCATG gtGTGCCTGCGTTTCCACTGTAAGCTTTACTCTGACTGGAGGAGAAAGGACCAGCGAGTGCGCCTGATCATCCCCAGAGCCAAGGAGGCCGTCTCTTCCCCGCGTGCTTTGCTGTCCGCCACACGCCTCAACATGTCTGATGACAGTCTAGTATGA